A section of the uncultured Desulfosarcina sp. genome encodes:
- a CDS encoding response regulator yields MTKKIKVLMVDDEAQFRETTRKLLKKRGFEVIMAGNGREALDQLNEQPDVVVLDVRMPDMDGNETLEEMQKQIPGLPVIMLTGHGADDNARQSLTQGAFDYLSKPCDIDILAARIADAGKTQKTAGGEPAEPMVGDVMIPLGEYTTITENQSVAEGIAALKASFSPHVRTSRILETGHRSLLVFNTQGKIKGILTIVDLLEAILPAYLTAPKPSTADSLQYSPMFWTGMFTRETQHLASTPVSDLMSPAPPTIDARANLMEAAYRIVNDRCRRLLVEQDGELVGVLREQDLFFQFERILP; encoded by the coding sequence ATGACAAAAAAAATAAAAGTATTGATGGTTGACGACGAAGCGCAGTTCCGGGAAACCACCCGGAAGCTTCTCAAGAAAAGAGGATTTGAAGTCATTATGGCCGGAAACGGCCGCGAAGCCCTGGACCAGTTGAACGAGCAGCCGGATGTCGTCGTGCTGGACGTTCGCATGCCCGATATGGACGGCAACGAAACCCTGGAAGAGATGCAAAAGCAGATCCCCGGTCTTCCGGTGATCATGCTCACCGGCCACGGCGCCGACGACAACGCCAGGCAGTCCCTCACCCAGGGCGCCTTCGACTACCTGTCCAAACCCTGCGATATCGATATCCTGGCAGCGCGGATCGCGGATGCGGGCAAGACGCAAAAGACAGCCGGCGGTGAACCGGCCGAGCCCATGGTAGGCGATGTGATGATTCCCCTGGGCGAATACACCACCATCACGGAAAACCAGAGCGTGGCCGAGGGGATCGCAGCCCTGAAAGCCTCCTTTTCTCCCCATGTCCGCACCAGCCGGATACTGGAGACCGGCCACCGCAGCCTGCTGGTGTTCAACACCCAGGGAAAGATCAAGGGCATCCTGACCATCGTCGATCTTCTGGAGGCAATTCTGCCCGCCTATCTGACGGCGCCCAAGCCCTCCACGGCCGACAGCCTGCAATACTCGCCCATGTTCTGGACCGGCATGTTCACCCGCGAAACGCAGCATCTGGCATCCACCCCGGTGAGCGATCTGATGTCTCCTGCGCCTCCGACCATCGATGCCCGGGCCAATCTCATGGAGGCCGCTTACAGGATCGTGAACGATCGCTGCCGCCGCCTGCTTGTCGAGCAGGACGGCGAACTGGTCGGCGTTCTCCGGGAACAGGACCTGTTTTTCCAGTTCGAACGCATTCTGCCCTGA
- a CDS encoding SLC13 family permease, which produces MSHQTAVDPGYDPLLADGAEDRTWSWKNRPGYKPIFFILGALVFTFFVMLPPTQGMLDMVQTISPAGYALPSGAKTITDAVNKKLRPEAFHQQQEGAEKSAASGHGKAKPLLTHYQVAQMAKLTVCILFLAAFLWGTEALPLGATDILVGVMLYLFAILPINEISRAYMKDAVFFIFGILAVAVGVAKTGLDKRIGLILLSRIKSAKSFAFLFLPMLALSAGFLSEHALVALLIPVLMGVYKVTCKMYGVKKDRALAIFLLLGVCFAANHGGPGSPAAGGRNAIMVGYLADYGMPITFLEWMKIGVPFVPVMSWVIGLYMYLRLKPKFVVKGVNPSEVVKAEVENMPKFGGREAIMAVILVLLVAAWIIIGEHAGLGGPTLYAVMAMFLFKIINWEDVQNGVAFDVVGLYAAACAMGVALKFSGGALWLAQTFVNLLPEVLTKGDGLVIGVSLLTGTMTNFMSDGATVAALGPIVLPMATLANVSVWKVGLITSFSSSFANFLVVGTPNNAICFGMGRDPETGERLLDVMDFVKYGLPVTILAWIVLWFWAVLGYWRFLAW; this is translated from the coding sequence ATGTCACATCAAACCGCAGTGGACCCTGGTTACGACCCATTGCTGGCGGATGGCGCCGAAGACCGTACATGGTCGTGGAAAAACAGGCCGGGCTACAAACCCATTTTCTTTATTCTGGGAGCCCTGGTGTTTACCTTTTTCGTTATGCTGCCGCCCACCCAGGGCATGCTGGACATGGTACAGACCATCAGTCCGGCCGGATACGCGCTGCCCTCCGGGGCGAAAACCATCACGGATGCGGTCAACAAAAAGCTGCGTCCGGAAGCCTTTCACCAGCAGCAGGAAGGTGCCGAGAAAAGCGCCGCGTCCGGCCACGGGAAAGCAAAACCCCTGCTCACCCATTACCAGGTGGCGCAGATGGCCAAACTGACCGTCTGCATCCTCTTTCTGGCCGCGTTCCTGTGGGGAACCGAGGCCCTGCCCCTGGGGGCCACCGACATTCTGGTGGGCGTCATGCTCTATCTGTTCGCCATTTTGCCCATCAATGAAATCAGCCGGGCCTACATGAAAGATGCCGTCTTTTTCATTTTCGGCATCCTGGCCGTGGCCGTGGGGGTGGCCAAAACAGGCCTGGACAAGCGCATCGGTCTGATTCTGCTCAGCCGCATCAAAAGCGCCAAATCCTTTGCCTTCCTCTTTCTGCCCATGCTGGCCCTGTCGGCCGGCTTTCTTTCCGAACACGCCCTGGTGGCCCTGCTGATTCCCGTGCTCATGGGCGTCTACAAGGTAACCTGCAAAATGTACGGCGTGAAAAAGGACCGCGCCCTGGCAATCTTTTTGCTGCTGGGGGTCTGCTTCGCCGCCAACCACGGTGGTCCCGGTTCGCCGGCGGCCGGCGGCCGCAACGCCATCATGGTGGGGTATCTGGCCGACTACGGCATGCCGATCACCTTTCTGGAGTGGATGAAAATCGGCGTTCCCTTCGTGCCGGTGATGTCCTGGGTCATTGGCCTGTATATGTACCTGCGGCTCAAACCCAAATTCGTGGTCAAGGGCGTCAATCCCAGCGAAGTGGTCAAGGCCGAAGTGGAAAACATGCCCAAATTCGGCGGCCGCGAGGCCATCATGGCCGTGATTCTGGTCCTGCTGGTCGCGGCCTGGATCATCATCGGCGAACATGCCGGACTGGGCGGCCCGACCTTGTACGCGGTGATGGCCATGTTCCTGTTCAAAATCATCAACTGGGAAGATGTGCAAAACGGTGTCGCCTTCGACGTGGTGGGCCTTTACGCGGCTGCCTGCGCCATGGGCGTAGCCCTCAAGTTTTCCGGCGGGGCCCTGTGGCTGGCCCAGACCTTCGTCAATCTGCTTCCGGAGGTTCTCACCAAAGGCGACGGCCTGGTGATCGGCGTGAGCCTGCTCACCGGCACCATGACCAATTTCATGAGCGACGGCGCCACGGTGGCGGCACTGGGACCCATTGTGCTGCCCATGGCCACCCTGGCCAATGTGAGTGTCTGGAAGGTGGGGCTGATCACCTCGTTTTCCTCGTCTTTCGCCAACTTCCTGGTGGTCGGCACCCCCAACAACGCCATCTGTTTCGGCATGGGCAGGGATCCGGAAACCGGCGAACGGCTGCTCGACGTCATGGATTTCGTCAAATACGGCCTGCCGGTCACCATCCTGGCCTGGATCGTGCTCTGGTTCTGGGCGGTGCTGGGATATTGGCGGTTTCTGGCCTGGTAG
- a CDS encoding ATP-binding protein — MKRSLYKNLRIKLISITLVLSVGPLVLLGTAIYYQFGKLYKERIDDQIHHMARSQSHAVDVFLKERTTILAMMVETQSFEDLSNQENLTRLFWKINQRAEGLGLVDLGVIDNQGNQLAYCGPYNLKGLNYYQQPWFDQVLRRGKFISDVFMGYRQVPHIIIAVKGACDNNCWILRATIDSEIFNRLVRSAQVGTSGDAYIVNRQGVFQTRPRFEGAILAQSDIDTQQFGEGTTVVEKREEGGDIRFIGGAWLKDSEWMLVISQIAGQRHGWLSGIRNTEILIIATGCLVILFAIVLISHTLVNHLEQTDSEMNELNAQLIQQDKLAALGKMAAGIAHEINNPLAVIGEKAGWMEDLLAEEEFKDSDNYKEFAASIAKIEDHVDRARKITHRMLGFARRMEPRLDDVEVNQVLDQTIDILANHASINDIEIHKSFADRLPVIASDQSQLQQVFMNLINNAIDAIGKDGSIDVRTQLDKGWIRVLIQDDGPGISEAVQKKIFDPFYTTKPNGKGTGLGLSISYNIIEKLGGRIAVDSTLGKGTTFTVSLPLVLPEKK; from the coding sequence ATGAAACGAAGTCTTTATAAAAACCTTCGGATCAAACTGATCAGCATTACGCTGGTGCTTTCCGTCGGCCCGCTGGTTCTTCTGGGAACGGCGATCTACTACCAGTTCGGCAAGCTCTACAAGGAACGCATCGACGACCAGATCCATCACATGGCCCGTTCCCAGAGCCATGCGGTGGATGTATTTTTAAAGGAGCGCACCACCATCCTGGCCATGATGGTCGAGACGCAGTCTTTCGAGGATCTGAGCAATCAGGAGAACCTTACCCGCCTGTTCTGGAAAATCAACCAGCGGGCCGAGGGGCTCGGCCTGGTGGACCTGGGCGTCATCGACAATCAGGGCAATCAACTGGCCTATTGCGGCCCCTATAACCTCAAAGGCCTGAACTACTATCAGCAGCCGTGGTTCGACCAGGTACTGCGCCGCGGAAAGTTCATCAGCGACGTATTCATGGGGTACCGCCAGGTGCCCCACATCATTATCGCCGTCAAGGGGGCCTGTGACAACAATTGCTGGATCCTGCGGGCCACCATCGATTCGGAGATCTTCAACCGCCTGGTGCGAAGCGCCCAGGTGGGCACCAGCGGCGACGCCTATATCGTCAACCGGCAGGGTGTGTTCCAGACCCGCCCGCGCTTCGAAGGGGCGATTCTGGCGCAGTCCGACATCGATACCCAGCAATTCGGAGAAGGCACCACCGTCGTTGAAAAAAGAGAAGAGGGCGGCGATATCCGCTTCATCGGCGGCGCCTGGCTCAAGGACAGCGAATGGATGCTGGTCATCAGCCAGATCGCCGGCCAGCGGCACGGCTGGCTATCCGGCATCCGCAATACGGAGATTCTGATCATCGCCACCGGCTGCCTGGTGATTCTGTTCGCCATCGTCCTGATCTCCCACACCCTGGTCAACCACCTGGAACAGACCGATAGTGAAATGAACGAACTCAACGCCCAGTTGATCCAGCAGGACAAGCTGGCGGCTTTGGGAAAGATGGCCGCGGGCATTGCCCACGAGATCAACAACCCGTTGGCCGTCATCGGCGAAAAGGCAGGCTGGATGGAGGATCTGCTGGCTGAAGAGGAGTTTAAGGACAGTGACAATTACAAGGAATTCGCCGCCTCCATCGCCAAGATCGAAGACCATGTGGACCGGGCCAGGAAAATCACCCACCGCATGCTGGGGTTCGCCCGCCGCATGGAACCGCGGCTGGACGATGTGGAAGTCAACCAGGTGCTGGACCAGACCATCGATATCCTGGCCAACCATGCCAGCATCAACGACATCGAGATCCACAAAAGCTTCGCCGACCGCCTGCCGGTCATCGCCAGCGACCAGTCCCAGCTCCAGCAGGTTTTCATGAACCTGATCAACAACGCGATCGACGCCATCGGCAAGGACGGCAGCATCGACGTTCGCACGCAGCTGGACAAGGGATGGATCCGGGTCCTCATTCAAGACGACGGTCCCGGCATTTCCGAAGCCGTGCAGAAGAAGATCTTCGACCCCTTTTACACCACCAAACCCAACGGCAAGGGAACCGGACTGGGACTGTCCATCAGCTACAACATCATCGAAAAACTGGGCGGCCGCATCGCCGTTGACAGCACCCTGGGCAAGGGAACCACCTTCACGGTATCGCTGCCCCTGGTGCTGCCGGAAAAAAAGTAA
- a CDS encoding response regulator — MHTFRILVVDDEVDFLETIVKRLNKRKLDAVGVTSGEEAIQALKEKLYDVVLLDIKMPGGMDGIETLREIKHLQPLVEVLLLTGHASVETSIEGMKLGAFDYLLKPMKFEDLLTKMAQAFEKKANHDSKIRNAKIQELIRYPSRVFEQEKE; from the coding sequence ATGCATACATTCAGGATTCTGGTCGTTGACGACGAAGTCGATTTTCTGGAAACCATCGTCAAACGGCTCAACAAACGCAAACTGGATGCAGTCGGCGTTACCAGCGGCGAGGAGGCCATCCAGGCCCTGAAAGAAAAGCTCTACGATGTGGTGCTGCTGGACATCAAAATGCCCGGCGGTATGGACGGCATCGAGACGCTGCGGGAGATCAAACACCTTCAGCCCCTGGTGGAGGTGCTGCTGCTCACCGGCCACGCGTCGGTGGAGACCAGCATCGAAGGCATGAAACTGGGGGCCTTCGATTACCTTCTCAAGCCCATGAAATTCGAAGACCTGCTCACCAAAATGGCCCAGGCTTTCGAAAAAAAAGCCAACCATGACTCCAAGATACGCAACGCCAAGATCCAGGAACTGATCCGTTACCCCAGCCGGGTCTTCGAGCAGGAAAAAGAGTAG